DNA from Strix aluco isolate bStrAlu1 chromosome 2, bStrAlu1.hap1, whole genome shotgun sequence:
TATGAACACATAGAGTgcaaaaaatatcagaaagccATACAGCAGGGGAAAAGTAGCTGTTCAAAGCTAGGAAGAAGTGGGACTGGTAAAACATTACCATGATTTGGAGGGAGGAGAGAGTTTTCAGAGATAATTTTAATAGATTCAGTTCATTCAGAGATAATCTGTCAAACTACATAGAGGCTTTTTCTTAGTTTGATTAATAGAAGAAGTACgttcttaatttctgttttgacatATTGCTTTTCTCTCTTGACAGTTGTCCTCTAGGTTTTTAAGCCAAGTGTTCATGATATGATCCAGCTGTCTTATAGGGATCAACAACCCCCTTGTGAATAATGGTTAAAAACGGATCCCAACTGGATGTTGAAACACTGGCAATGCTCCAGAATAAAGCTATCTCCATCACCCTCCCAGTTGTGTATACACTGGTGGCTATGATCAGTATCCCTGGTAACTTGTTCTCCCTTTGGGTGCTCTGCTGTCACATCAAACCCAAAACACCTTCTGTTATCTTCATGATCAACCTAAGCATCACGGATCTCATGCTGGCCAGCTGCTTTCCCTTCCAGATTTCTTATCACATCCAAAGCAATCACTGGAGCTTTGGCAAGACCCTTTGCAGCCTTGTGACTGTGATGTTCTACTCCAACATGTATTCTTCCATACTGACCATGACCTGTATCAGCGTTGAGCGGTACATGGGCGTGGTATATCCCATGAAGTTGATCaagtggagaagaaaaagatatgCCCTGGCTACCTGCCTAGGTATGTGGATTTTCTTGCTACTAGCCTTCTACCCACTAGAAAGCACAGACCTGACCTATGAAGTGAAAGAATTGGGGATTATAACCTGTTTTGATGTCCTCAAATGGGATATGCTGCCCAGCTTTGCAGCCTGGGTAGCCTTTCTCCTCACGCTATTTTTCGTGCTCTTCCTCATCCCTTTTGTTATAACAGTTGCATGCTATATTGGCACCATTCGGAAGCTTATTCAGACATCAAACAGATATGGTAACAGGCAGAAGACTAGATCCATATACCTGGCAATGATAGTCCTTCTGGTATTCATCACTTGCTTTGCTCCCAATAACTTTATTCTACTTGTGCATATGATCATCCGCCTATTTTATGACAGGAGTTTGTACCCTGCCTACAAGCTCACCTTGTGCTTCAGCTGCCTCAACAACTGCATAGATCccttcatttattattttgcatcCAAAGAATTTTACCAGAAATTCATGCAACTGTTTCGCCCTAAGGTACTGCTCAGTGACAGTCtggaaaacagaagggaaagcTTATTCTCTGGCAGGACCATGTCAGCCAGGTCAATGTCAAGTGGACCTATGGATGGGTTAGAGGGAGTAAAGGTCTATTTGCAAAGGCAGGAAAGTGTTTTTTAGCCTTAGACATcctcagaagaaaagcagctgtgaggTCCGTGAGCAGAACAGAAAACCTTCCTTTCTGAATGGCTACCCTCAAAATACCTTGCTCCAGTGACGGAACTCAAGCCATACTTATATTGTGCATCctacttcagtattttctggtGAGAAATGGAAGCATTAAAGGAACTGAGTTTATTCAACAAGGCACTGAAGTAAACCCAACATTGTTAATTAGGGGTTGGCCTGGAATTAGTCCTACTGAATGAAACCAAGGGATAAGTTTAgaacaaaaattactttcaggGTGTGTGATCTCAGTGTTTAATCAAAGGCTTGTGATTCACATTGAATGTGAAATATTACTGTATATGAATTAGAGCATACACTGAAGTTGGATTTGGGGTAGGGGAGTTATTTTTCTAAGCAACgtgctgggttttttgtttgtttttgtttaatgtATTGCTTTCTCTCCTGTTGTATTTCTataaaagaatgaataaaaatagCTTGTCTTTTTATCATTAATGCATAATGCATAGCCACTGTGAATTCACCACAACACTCACCCAGCTGTTTGTCAGAACCAAACCACACTAACCTTTGAAAAGGTTAGGTTGACTcatattatttatttcattttatatagcAAATATCTCATACAATTGAAGGAAAGCTAGAACTAACAATGTTTGAGACTACTTCAGCTGCTGAGTggattatattttaatttcctgaagcTATTAATTTCTCAGGACAGTGGGGAACAGTTGTTTTAAGAAAACGTTTTCTCACATTGACCTACTACAGTTATAATGCTGCTGCTCTTATGTGATTGGTATCAACAAGTCCTTTTCACCAATTCACTATAGGGTATACACAGAAGCACCATCCCCCTCAGCAGAGATTGTAGCTTTATATAGCTCATGGACAGTGAGTTTATCTTCCTTATGGCAATGGTGTGGATTATTAATCAGATTTTCAGATGGATATATGAGAATTAACCACAGACTGAAGTGAATCTGTGCCAGCAGAAACCAGCTGAAAATCTGTCCCTGTGGCCAGATGTCAGAAACATATTTCTTTCAAGAGggcaaacagaaagaagaaaaaatgaaagcaaggcTTGAGAATGGGAGATGTACCAAATACCCTGGAAATAGGTTACAGAAGGTTAATTGTGCAGTCCTGTGTTTGGGACTCCTCTCTGAAATATCCTTCTCCAGCTTGTTTGCATATACTGTGTcatgttttaattcttttcacaTCTCAGCAACTGCCTGTGCACTTGGATAGAAAACTGCTACAGAATATGTACTGGGGACAGACAAAGGCAAAGTTTTTCCTGTAGTATTTACAGCTTTTTACCTACCTTTGTCCCTCATTGACAGTGAAGAGCCAAAACACACCTGACAGAGCCAGACAAGTTTGCCCTCACAAGCAAGACACATCTATACACTATCCTTTTGCTGCACTGCGACTCCATCCAATGCTGAGTAGGAGGCTGTCTTTGACATTGTTGACAGTTGGTTCAGACACCACATGCTATGTTTGCCTTGAGCATATCTATACTGATTTCTGAGCTCCTGTGCCTAAGTGAAATACATCACCCAAGGCCCTTAAAATCcacctttttgtgtgtgtatgacATGATTAAAACACAATTTTCCACCACTAATCACCACAAACTTCTTCACAATATCGGCTGGATAACCACAAAGTCAGCTGTGAGATATTTATATGTCCTATCTTCTGCTAAAGTATCATCAATTATTGGAGCAGGATAAATGTCAGTGGACCTAGTACTACctttcaaaagccatctgaagTGTTTTGTGGCATTTCACAGTGTTAGTTTTAATTGATCTGCACATTGTCTACCCACAAGGCCAACCTTAGTGATATGCAACCTGTCCAAACCTTCCCATCAATTTGCCTGGAAGCTACCCTGCACTACCAGTCTGTGTGTTGGGTGCGCATGTGCAGCGAGATGGGCTTGCTACTTTACATCACCTCTTGGGTGTTGAAAGAGAGGAGACCACTGCTGTGTGAGTCCAGTGCTCTGAGCTCCTGTGTCAGCTCTAGCACATGCTCCAAAATGCCTGCTTGTGCCAGGACATCTAAAGAAAGAACGATGGCTCTTCCTAAGCCATTATACATCCATCAGGCAGAAATTTAGTTAGTTTACTTATGTTTTGCAAACCTGCATATTAATTTATCAGTGCATGCTTTCACCTTGCTGTTCAAGTCTCTCCACCATCCACTTTCACAGAATTCCACCTTTCTAACTACCgaaaatgttttcagcattttgGTGTGGCAGAAACTTTTTTGGAGGTTATACTgaaatctctctccttttttttttttttttattttttttaacatgcaagTATTTTTACAGTAAGAGCCATTACTTCTCCTAGCTCTAAAGCAAATTTTCACTCTACTTtatcttgaacctgatcttcaaGCACTCAGTGCCTCTTAAAATGTGCTGCAATGTGCCTGAACTATAACTGACAGCAAACGGAGCCAAAATGGAAGAAACTTTGCACTTTGGACATTAACTGCTCTATTTTGAAAAATACCGAATTGCTTCTTTTGCAAGCGAGAAAAGATGCTTACAACTGACTGGAAATGTTCTTCTCTTTGAGCCTCACGCAGCTCTTCATAGCCCTTCATCCCTCTTCTGACATTGTCTAAAAATGAACAAGAAGGATGCCTCATTCAGGTACCTCTTCATGTCATTTTACTAACTAGCCTCTAGTTAGCTCTGATTAGGGAAAATTCCCATTTGAGTCAGCAGGATTGTTCCTTGAGAAAGGAATATAAAACTGAACCCAATGACAGCAGTGTTTTGAGTCCGATGGTGTATACTGTGAAGTTTTGAAGGCATATTTTAGACAGGatgagcagaaattattttttaaaagtgacccAACATACTGTTCTTTGACACTGGAAACATGTCCTTCTGGGGCATCATAAGGTAGCAAGACTTCTACCCTCCTTGGTCAGTGGGTGTGAGTtgacatacatatatatatatacataaatatatacacataaatgTAGATTGTCATTTGAGAGGTTATTGAGAAGTTAATGTCTATACTGCCTTCAGTTTGGGGAATATGGGTCCTGAGCAACATGCTTACTTAATTGCCTCTATGGTTAATGTCATTTTAGTGAGAAGACATGAATGTATAGGCCTCCGTCtgagtttgggttttgggtttttgtggtgggtttttttgtaattatcGTTTATCAATTTAATCTATGAATGTGCTTGGACTTTTCtgaatatataataataaaaaaaaaaaccataaaaaggACATGATTTAAGATTCTTTCCTTTGTTTGCACCTGCCATGTATGAGAAAATTCCAGGGTTAGAAGAGGGCAAGGAAACCAAGTTATGAAATAAAACTAATCCATTTTCCAttgctgttgtgctttttttAGATTTCTGTTTCAAGTCTCTTATTTTTCCCACACATTTTGAAGATTGATTTTTTCTTTGCatacttgttcatttttttctatatatcTTAGAAGCTGGCATTGGCATACCCCCTtcacacaaattttaaaagcagcaatACTTGAATGAGATGTTGGCTAACTTGGAATCCTTCTCCTTGCCCAATAGGTACaccaaatacatatatttttaaattttaatgcatttctgaaGGGGACTGGAAGCCTGGGCCTGTCCCAGCCCCAACCGGGAGCAGGGCAGCCTGagggcactggggcagccccagccccagcattGGTCACCTTCCTGGGGACGGGGATGGGTCATGGGCCCACGGGTGGGCCTGGCTCGGCGGGGCCGACGGTCAGGCAGGGCAGGGTTGTGGGGAGCTGGAATCTGGCtgatggggcaggggctgatggccctGGATtgctgacatggggtcctgggccctgggcagggtgggaggagtgctggggggctgggcagggacagtcagGGCTGCTGGCGCCTTGATAAACATTCCCTAGACTGACTATGCTCCATTTTGGGTTCAGTGTCTGTTTGGCTACATCTGTGCTGATACTTGAGAGGGCTAGGGATCATCCTAAAGTCACTCgatcattttttgttgttttttctagtTCAGTGTTTAAAATAACATGATGTCTACATTGATACCCACCAGAGTGTGGGTATTTCTCTAAGGAGATGCTTAGGTTACATTGGTGAAATTCAGCATTGGTAAGTGTGAAGTAGTACACATGGGGAAATCCAGTCATAGCTTTGTGTACAAAATTATGTTGGTCTCTTGATCACAGATAGGATCTAGAAGAACTGGAAAAGGTCAAGAGAAGGGCATGTGGGATGATCTAAGGTATGAATTTAAACCCTTATAAGTTAAATAATTTAGGCTCTTCAGCTACAAAAAGAGATGAAGTATGTTATGTAGGGAGTGCAGAAGCTGATTGAGATGAGTTTCACTGCCTTTGCCCAAACAAGACCTGGAGAATAGTATATTAAGCTGAGAGCCAGGCTCATAACCAGGAAAAGTTAGTATCTCTCATCATAACACATAGTATAGTTGGGGAACACCTTGCAAGGATGTTGTGGATGCACATAGTACATGGGTCAACAGAGAGACTGGAAAAGCACCTGAAAAAGAAATTCGTTGTAGGTTACTAAATAGGCAAACAACAACAGACTCAGGAGAACTCCTAAAATTAGAATGGTCAAAGGTTGGAGGGGTATTAAGGGGAAGTGACATTATGTGATTGCCTTGTTCTCATTTTTCTTGAAATGCCAGTGCTTGCAGCAGGACACTGTAGGCTAGACAGCCCCTTGGCCCCACTCTACTCAGTCTCATGGTCCCAGGTAAGGCCTGCCAGAAAACTGCCTTACAGCCTGGCCTCTTCCACCCTGCCTGCGGGGGTGCTGCCAGTGGAGATTCAATGGGGAGCTTTGCCTGCTAGTGTCTTGGACCAGAGTCGGGGGGGAGCTACCCTTGGGGCACAAGCTTGGCCCTCTGTCACTTAGCCCCATTGACAAGGCACAGAATGTCAGGGTGGTTGAGGGTGAaaaagacctctggaggtcaccttgtccaacCCCCCTGATCAAGCAGTCCCTCATGTTCAGGTAAAGATGAACTCATGTATCACCCTTCAACAAACcctgtcggagtcaccattagccggggtccttatttctccgtgcgggaacataaacgacgcaacaccaatgtgatgatcaggtcgtccatctttttattatagttattgttgtttttttctattccttttctggttacatttatactctactaagttccgtacacgcactcatctatcttctaataggctacaggtcatctacacgcgctgttcatgcgcctctacaagcatttgcattggttaattgcaattagcacgtaaagcccaaaacttgccaaaactcccttatctcataccctgttttgctcagacttgtgtgcttttgctgaccacaggtgtttctcacttatctgctgtcttgtctgtttttgccagccttattttgctggccttgtcttcgtccttgcattcttctgtctgcactaactttctcccagcgcggcccagactcctacaaccCCTCTAGCTGCTGGTAACAGTTAATCCATTTCGCTTCAAAGCATGTAATTATTAATTCAATTTCTAACATCTTTTCTCAcctctgttctcattttttccATCACCCGACTCTCTTGAAGGCTGCTGCTGTTAGAGCTGACTAGCAGCAGACCTCATTGTCCTCTTGGGGCAGGGCCATTCCCATTTGCTGGCTCTCTTTCAACTTCTCAGGCAGCAGCCTAGTTTACTCTTAAAAGCTGTCATAGTTGCATTAGTGGAGTATGATTCCCTGCCCTGAATTGTCACAAATACACTGACAAATACACTCTAGTGTTCCTTTGCAGAAAGAGAATGTAACAAGGTCTTTTGCAATGACCTGACAAGTTCTTCTAGAGAAGCTGATTTAAGATACTCTGATAGTATCTTGTCTTGGCAAAGCCCATTAGGAGAATCAGTTTTATTGGCAAAATTTTTAGATGTATCTAAAGCCGCATTTCTTTTAAGTgcacaaaattaaaattctaaTATAAAATTACTCTCATAAGAACGATTAGGATATATGCCTTGGTTATTGTACTTAGTAATTAAATccatcctgaaaaaaaagaggaactcgTTATTGGAATAAATCTTGTGCTGTCTTTCCTCATTTATGCTGCAGTTCATACTCTTAAAAGGAGTTATTGAGAACAAAATTTCAATCATGCTATTCATCTTGATATATATAGATTAATTCTGGATTAAATTTTTGCAAGTAAGTGTTCTCTTGTCAAACCTATGAAGTGCAATTATGGAGCACATAATAGAGTAGAGCATAAGGCTAAgttgaaatatctttttaatgcttgcttttttatttgacaaaaaaaccctgcctgtCTGAAGTCTGGACTCCTACTGAAATCCTGGTCTTTCATGACTTGGTTGCAAGTCTTATGACTTCTAGTATTTTTCCTTAAAGTCTAAACAGCTGAAATATGTTATCAAAGGAGGAGATTCTCACGCCTCTTTAATTATAAAACAAGAAGTTCAGAGGTGCCAGACAGAATACCTTTCTAGTGTTTAGCATAAATAAATACCTCAACCCCCTGCTTGACTGTCTTGGCTCATGATAATGTCCTGCAGTcagtctttctcttttcattctgaagaaaTTTTCAGCACTGGGACAGGTTCTCTTTCCCAGTTTCTGCACCACTGCCCACATGACCTGCCTCTGGCATGCCACAATTACTCAGATGCAGAAAGTAAAGTGCGCATGTTGTCCTGCTGGGAGCTACCAAGGCTAATTGTCCTTTGAAGCTTATCCCGGTATCTTCCACACCCTTTACTGCTGTTGTTGGATATGGTGAGGTACcagaaaaatggggaaatgtTTTGCTGAGTGGCTTAAATCTGAGGAAACATAAAGGTTTGGCTCTTCTGCTTGTATACCTGAGCAGCCTTGTCAAAGGAGAAAGGACAAGAGACTTAAGGCAGGTATACACAGATTCAAGCTAGAGATGGCAGAAGGGTTGAAGAAGTAACCTTTGTGGCAGCTGGGCAGAGAAATACAGTGAGAGTTTGGAAAAAGATCCAGAAAGTTAGTCTCTGCAAGAGGCCATCGGCAGTTAGAGAATGTCTGTAAATAGTTTTCTTCATAAACAGCCAGTTTCATCTTAGAAACATGGAGCCCTTTCAGCATGAAAGCTGGAAGCAGCAGCAAATCTCCAGATCTTTGCTGTAAGGAAAGGAATGTGATTAACAGACAAATAAACCATTACCTAGATACCGAGCAAACATCTCACACAGGGACTCAGATCTCTGGAAATGTGGGCTTGCCAGGCACAAAAGGTGCAACTTATCTGATCAAATGTAGATATTCAATATTGCTCTAAGCATCTTACTGCTTGGCAGCATTCATGTTGACTGCCTCCTCCATTTCCAAAACCTACATGATAGCTGCTTTGGCTATTGGTTGCATTCAGACATTCAGTTGTTGATAGATTTCTGTGTTACCACAGACCCACACCACAAAAGCAATGTTGGTATCCCAGGACTGCTACCCCCTTCTTCTTGACAGCTGTCTTCAGGTTTTGCCATCTTCATGCTTGTAACAGCAGTCTGTTCATCTGATATAGGCTCATGACCTGGGAAATAATATTCCTGGGGACCTCAGCAAACACTTACATAGTCTGCAGGTCTTTCTCACCTCCCCAAActcagaaaataaaggaaaaaatataagtTAAATGACTGGAAGCCTCTTCCCATCATTTACCTCTACAAAGAGTCTGTCCACCTTCTCAATTAGAAACTCTTTATGGAGGTACAATggctttttctccttcaaaaagtTTCAGCACTGCAACACTGATGGTTTGGTTTCCCCAGTTCCTCATTATTATCCACAGACtgacatttttcctttccctatttCACCCTGCATTCCATAGTACATGCAGAATGCATCAGTATCTCACCCCATTCTGATGAATAATATACTATAATAATGTACACTTTCACCTAAAATGTCCatatatttgaactttttttaacaAGGCAAGTGTTCCCATATTGCTCCTAAAACTAAACCTTGAAAggagtacaaaaataaaataaaatacagcggATAACTTTTCTTCAATTGATAAATCTGATCAATAAAGCCATTAATCTGACaatatttaagtttttattttcatattcagtAAAGGTATTTGTGTTACAGGGtggaattatttctgttcttACAACCATACAAATTTGCTGGAGGGGCCTTAAGCTCTGTTAGAAACATATCTTAGCACCTAGTAATGTGTTTATGATGTCACTTTAATAGCTCCAATCTCCATGCATCTCTTTCAAGATATTGCTAGATTGATGACCTATTGACATTAACATTAGCTCTCATTGTCCCTGTATGTACACATATGCATGCACACCCAGTTATATTAAGTAATCCTTATACTTAAAACTAGGACTTTGAGTGTTTGCAGTGCATGGTCTTTAGTCCTTAAAAGTTACAGAGCTCTAGAGCtatttgaaagttaaaaatagaaaaaatatagtATGCACTGCCCTCTTGTGGAGATTTAAATAATAAACATATTCTTAAGAGCTCCACAAATGTTCTTGACCTTGGAGCCTCTGAAGTAATTTTCTGGAAGAGCTGGGATTCCAACTGAGGCAATAAACCTTCTTTTCTCTGCATCTCATCTTCATTTTTCCCAAACTTTATACCTTTGTCTTTGCAGTAATCATTATACTGTACAAGTAGAAGGAAGAATTGTTTTTCATATTTAGgcaaatatatatttgtattttacattACATAT
Protein-coding regions in this window:
- the P2RY8 gene encoding S-geranylgeranyl-glutathione receptor P2RY8; translated protein: MVKNGSQLDVETLAMLQNKAISITLPVVYTLVAMISIPGNLFSLWVLCCHIKPKTPSVIFMINLSITDLMLASCFPFQISYHIQSNHWSFGKTLCSLVTVMFYSNMYSSILTMTCISVERYMGVVYPMKLIKWRRKRYALATCLGMWIFLLLAFYPLESTDLTYEVKELGIITCFDVLKWDMLPSFAAWVAFLLTLFFVLFLIPFVITVACYIGTIRKLIQTSNRYGNRQKTRSIYLAMIVLLVFITCFAPNNFILLVHMIIRLFYDRSLYPAYKLTLCFSCLNNCIDPFIYYFASKEFYQKFMQLFRPKVLLSDSLENRRESLFSGRTMSARSMSSGPMDGLEGVKVYLQRQESVF